The DNA region AACCAGCAAAAGAAAAACTCCGGGCAGTTATCCAGATGCAGGGCAACCTTATCGCCTTTGCGAATGCCCAACGCGTGGAAAAGGTTTGCCGTCCGATTGATTTCCTCGTTAAGCGAGGCGTAGCTGTACTGGCGCACAACCTCTTCGCTGGATTCACAAATCAGCGCCGTTTTACTGCCATATAACCCTGCCAGGTCGTCCCACATCTGACGTAGGTGTTGTCCGCCAACGATATCCATTGCACTCCTGTCCATCTTCACAAGCGTTGCGCTAACCAGAGGGTCTGGTCAGCGCGTCGCATTTAGTTCTCAACCTTGGCCAGACCTTTACTGACCAGTTCCTTAATGTCTGCGTCGTTGTAACCGATATTTTTCAGAATGGCGGCCGTATCCATGCCATGCGACGGCATGCCACGCCAGATTTTCCCTGGGTTGTTTTTGAATTTCGGCATGATGTTTGGCCCTTTGCAGGTGCGGCCATCCATCGTTTGCCACTGGGTGATGGATTCGCGGGCAACGTATTGCGGATTGCCTTCCAGTTCAGGAATGGTCAGCACTTTGGCGCAGGCGATGTTCAGCTCAGCGAAACGCGCCTGAACTTCCGCGATGGTGTGCGCAGCCAGCCACGCATCCAGTTTCTCTTCGACCAGCGGTCCGTACGGGCACTCGACGCGATGAATCAGCTGTGTTCCTTCCGGCACTTCCGGCGTACCGAGAATGTGGGCCAAACCGATGTCTTTAAAACATTCGGTAACCTGCGTAATCCCGACCAGTTCCATCACGATGTAGCCGTCGGCGCATTTATATAGCCCGCAACCGGCGTAGTAGGGGTCTTTACCTTTGGTCATGCGTGGGCAAATTTCGCCGCCGTTGAAGTAATCCATCATGAAGTACTGACCCATGCGCAGCATCACTTCATACATCGCGACATCGATACTTTCGCCTTTGCCGGTTTCCCGTACTTTATGCAATGCCGCCAGCGCGGCTGTGGTGGCCGTCATACCGGAAAAGTAGTCGGCGGTGTAGGGAAACGCGGGCATCGGTTGGTCGACGTCTCCGTTTTGGATCAGATAGCCGCTGAAGGCCTGAGCAATCGTGTTATAGGCCGGAAGGTTGGTGTACTCCTCGGTACCATACTGGCCGAAGCCGGACAGGTGGGCGATAACCAGTTTCGGGTTATGTTGCCACAGGACGTCGTCGGTAATTCCCCGACGGGCAAATGCCGGGCCTTTACTGGCTTCAATGAAGATATCGGTGGTTTCCATTAGCTTCAGAAACGCTTCCCGACCTTCATCTTTAAAAATATTCAGCGAGAGTGCGTGCAGGTTACGCCGCGACAACTGCGGATAGTTCGGCTGAACGCGGATGGTATCGGCCCAGGCGACGTTTTCAATCCAGATAACTTCAGCACCCCATTCGGCAAACATCTGTCCGGCGAACGGCCCGGCGATTTCGATCCCGGAGAAAACCACCCGCAGCCCGGCAAGTGGCCCAAAAGCCGGCATTGGTAGACGATCCATAAAATACTCCTGATAAATTTGTAGGCCTGATAAGACGCAAGGCGTCGCCATCAGGCAATCAATGCCGGATGGCGGCGTAAACGCCTTATCCGGCCTACAAAACATTGGCCCGGTAAGCGCAGCGCCACCGGGCATGTCACCGTGTTAACGGTATTGCTTCAGTACGGCACGGCCGAGCGTCAGGATCTGCATTTCGTCAGAGCCACCGGATACGCGGTCAACGCGCAGGTCACGCCAGAAGCGGGTGATGCGGTGGTTGCCCGCAATCCCCACGCCGCCGAGAACCTGCATGGCGGTGTCCACCACGTCAAACGCGGCATTGGCGCAGAAGTATTTACACATCGCCGCATCACCCGAGGTGATGGTGCCGTTGTCTGCTTTCCACGCCGCTTCCAGCAGCATGTTTTTCATGGAGTTTAATTTGATCGCCATATGGGCGAATTTCTCCTGGATCAACTGGAAACGACCGATCGTTTCGCCAAACTGCACGCGCTGGTTGGCGTAGCGCGCGGCATCTTCAAAGGCGCACATTGCCGTACCGTAGTTGGTGAGGGCGACGAGGAAACGTTCATGGTCGAACTCTTCTTTTACGCGGTTAAAGCCGTTACCTTCCCGACCGAACATGTCTTTTTCGTCCAGTTCGACATCGTCAAAGTTGATTTCACAGCAGCTGTCCATGCGCAGGCCCAACTTCTCAAGTTTGTTGACCTTGATGCCGGGTTTACTCATGTCGACAAACCATTCGGTATAGATGGGTTTATCCGGGGACGCGCCGTCTCTTGCCATAACCACGATATAAGGGGTGTAGGCGCTACTGGTGATAAAACACTTACTACCATTAAGATAAACCTTACCATCTTTGCGGGTATAAGTGGTTTTCAAACTCCCCACATCCGATCCCGCTCCCGGTTCGGTGATGGCGGAGTTCCACATTTGTTTCCCTGTTCCCTGGAACGCCATGATTTTATCGATCTGCTCCTGAGTGCCTTCGCGCAGGAAGGTATTAAAACCGCCCGGCAACTGATACAGCACGTAGGTGGGCGCGCCGAGACGTCCCAACTCCATCCAGACGGCAGCCACGGTGACGAAGCCGGCTTCCAGGCCGCCATGTTCTTCCGGGATCAGCAGGCTATCGATGCCCATATCCGCCAGCGCTTTCACGAAACGCTCCGGATACACGCTGTCGCGATCGCACTCGGCAAAATAGGCTTCCCAGTTCTCACTGGCCATCAGTTCACGAATACCGGCGACAAACAGTTCCTGCTCATCATTGAAATTGAAATCCATCTTCTAACCTCTATGTCATGGGGTAATTAGGTTTATTTATCTTTCCAGTGCACTTTGGCGTCTTTGATAAAGGAGAGCGTCACCATAATGTTGACGAAGAACAGCGGACAGCCCCCGGCAATAATCGCGGTTTGTATTGGTTTCAGGCCGCCGAGCGCCAGCAGCACGATGCCAATCACGCCGACCAGCACGGACCAGCCGATACGCACCAGCAGCGGCGGCTCTTCGCCATCGCGAACTTCACGACAGGTCGACATCGCCAGGGTATAAGAACAGGCGTTGATCAACGTGACGGTGGCAATAAAGCAGAGGATAAAGAATCCCCACATCGTGGCGGTACTGAGCGGCAGGGCGGCCCAGGTTTCGATAATCGCGCGCGGCACGCCGTGATCGGCAATCAGTTGCGGGATGTTGATGATGTTCTTATCCATCAGCAGCAGAGTGTTACTGCCCAGCACGGTCCACAAAATCCAGGTTGAAGCGGTCAGGCCCAGCACCATGCCGAAGCACAGTTCACGCACGGTACGGCCACGGGAAATACGCGCCAGGAAGATACTCATCTGAATGGCGTAAATAACCCACCATGCCCAGTAGAAGACCGTCCAGCCCTGCGGGAAACCGCCTTTGCCGATGGCATCGGTATAGAACAGCATGCGCGGCAGGTACATCATCAGCATCCCGACGGAGTCGGTGAAGTAGTTCATGATGAAGCTGGCGCCGCTGACGATGAACACCCAGCCGAGCATCAGGAAGCTTAAATAGCTGCGCACGTCACTGGCGATTTTGACCCCTTTTTGCAGGCCGCAGGCCACGCAAATGGCGTTCAAAATAATCCAGCAGGTGATGATGATGGCATCCAGTTGCAGGGTGTGCGGAATGCCAAATAGCCACTGCATGCACTCGGTCACCAGCGGCGTCGCCAGCCCAAGGCTGGTTCCCATCGCGAAGATCAGCGCCACCAGGTAGAAGTTATCAACAATAGTGCCGAATAACCCTTTCGCGTGTTTTTCGCCAACCAGTGGAACCAATGTTGAACTTGGGCGAATAACGTCCATTTTGCGAACAAAGAAGAAGTAGGCGAAGGCCACGGAAAGGAAGCTGTACGTTGCCCACGGCAGCGGCCCCCAGTGGAACAGGCTGTAGGCCAGACCTATCTCTTTCGCCGGCGTTGAACCCGGCGTCAGCGCGAACGGTGGCGTGGAGATGTAGTAGTAAATCTCAATCGATCCCCAGAACAGTACGGCGGCTGAAGTACAGGAGGCAAACATCATAAAAATCCAGCTTGCGGTGCTGAACTCCGGTTTCTCGTCGCCTAATTTCTTTTTCGCGTAGGGGCCGAACACCAGCCAGAACCAGCCGATGAGCATAATGACCATATACCACTCAAATGCCCATCCCCAGACATTGGTGACATAACTGAAGACGGCATTAATAACGATGTTTGCGGCATCGAGATCGCGTACCGTTAGCCAGCAAAGTATCCCGACTATTATTAGCGGCGGGAAAAAAACCTTTGGCTCAATTCCAGACTTTCTCTTTTCATTTTTCATGAGTGAATTCCAGGTTGAAAACGAAATTTATTTGGTGTTCCCGTTTGTTTTATTTTTGTTTATTTTTATTAACTATTTGTTGATACCTGTTTAACCTCAGGACGCGTTGGCAAGTAACTCATAATGGGTATTCATTTTGCGGCATTCTGTAACGTTCGTCACACTTCTGGGTTGGGGCATTTTGGGGCTGGTATTTCTTTAAAGTTAATATAAATCATGGTGTTAACTTTATAATTGTTCGGTTTTACACCGTTTGGCTTTCAATATTGGTGATCTGCCAGGCAATATTGAAAATCTTTCTTTTTGACGCCGAGTTTCAATATTGGTGAGGCGCTTAACAATATTGAAAGTTGCGAATATCAGTGTGTGACATTTTCAATATTGGTGATTATGGTTTTATTTCCGAATTAAAGAGCGTGATATCTGTATTTAACACCGCCGATATAAATACGTTTCCTTCATGATATCTGGAGATGCAATGAAGATAATTACTTGCTACAAGTGTGTACCTGATGAACAGGATATTGTCGTCAATCACGCAGATGGTTCATTAGATTTCAGCAAAGCCGATGGCAAAATCAGCCAGTACGATCTGAATGCGATTGAAGCGGCCTGCCAGCTGAAACAGCAGGTCAGCGATGCGCAGGTGATCGCCCTGAGCGTGGGAGGCAAAGCGTTAACCAACGCGAAAGGGCGTAAGGATGTCCTCTCCCGCGGTCCGGATGAACTGGTGGTGGTCATTGACGACCAGTTCGAACAGGCGCTGCCACAGCAGACTGCTGCGGCGCTGGCCGCTGCGGCACAAAAGTCGGGATTTGACCTGATTATCTGCGGCGACGGCTCTTCCGATCTCTACGCACAGCAGGTCGGCCTGCTGGTGGGGGAAACACTGAACATTCCCGCCATCAACGGCGTGAGCAAAATCCTCTCCCTGACGGAAAGCACGCTGACCGTCGAACGTGAACTGGAAGATGAAATTGAAACGCTGAGCATTCCGCTTCCGGCGGTCGTGGCCGTCTCCACTGACATTAACTCCCCACAAATTCCGTCCATGAAAGCCATTCTGGGGGCGGCGAAAAAACCGGTTCAGGTCTGGTCGGCGGCCGATATTGGCTTCAGCGGCGGGGACGCGTGGTCCACACAAACGGTGGCCGCGCCAAAACAACGTGAGCGCCAGCGCATTGTGATTGAAGGCGATGGTGAAGATCAGATTGCTGCGTTTGCCGATAGTCTGCGCAAAATCATTAATTAAGAAGGGGATGTTATGAGCAAGTTTTCCAGCGTCTGGGTATTCAGCGATACCGCGTCTCGTCTGCCGGAACTGATGAGCGGCGCGCAGATTTTAGGTGAGCAGGTTAACGCATTTGTGCAAAGCGCCGAGGAGGCGACCACCGCCATTCAGTTGGGCGCGCATCACGTCTGGCAACTGGGCGGCAAGCCGGACGATCGCATGGTGGAAGATTATGCGCACGTGATGGCACAGACCGTTCGTCAGCAGGGCGATTCTGGCCTCGTGCTGCTGCCCAACACGCGTCGCGGCAAGTTGCTGGCGGCAAAACTGGGCTATCGCCTTGCGGCAGCGGTCTCTAATGACGCCAGCGCGGTGACGCAGCAGGATGGCCGGGCGACGGTCAAACATATGGTGTATGGCGGTCTGGCGATGGGCGAAGAGACGCTCGCTACGCCGTTTGCGGTACTGACGCTCAGCAGCGGCACCTTTGACGCGCAGCAGTTGGATGCCACACGCAGCGGCGAGACGCACAGCGTGGCATGGCAGGCGCCGGAGATTACCGTCACGCGTACCGCCACCCAACCACGTAAAAGTAACAGCGTCGATCTCGATAAAGCCCGACTGGTGGTCAGCGTCGGACGCGGTATAGGCAGCAAAGAGAATATCTCACTGGCGCAAGCGCTGTGCCAGGCCATTGGCGCAGAACTGGCCTGTTCGCGCCCGGTCGCCGAAAACGAGAAGTGGATGGAGCATGAGCGCTACGTCGGGATCTCGAACCTGATGCTCAAGCCGGAACTGTACCTGGCGG from Citrobacter amalonaticus Y19 includes:
- the caiB gene encoding L-carnitine CoA-transferase, which translates into the protein MDRLPMPAFGPLAGLRVVFSGIEIAGPFAGQMFAEWGAEVIWIENVAWADTIRVQPNYPQLSRRNLHALSLNIFKDEGREAFLKLMETTDIFIEASKGPAFARRGITDDVLWQHNPKLVIAHLSGFGQYGTEEYTNLPAYNTIAQAFSGYLIQNGDVDQPMPAFPYTADYFSGMTATTAALAALHKVRETGKGESIDVAMYEVMLRMGQYFMMDYFNGGEICPRMTKGKDPYYAGCGLYKCADGYIVMELVGITQVTECFKDIGLAHILGTPEVPEGTQLIHRVECPYGPLVEEKLDAWLAAHTIAEVQARFAELNIACAKVLTIPELEGNPQYVARESITQWQTMDGRTCKGPNIMPKFKNNPGKIWRGMPSHGMDTAAILKNIGYNDADIKELVSKGLAKVEN
- the caiT gene encoding L-carnitine/gamma-butyrobetaine antiporter, which gives rise to MKNEKRKSGIEPKVFFPPLIIVGILCWLTVRDLDAANIVINAVFSYVTNVWGWAFEWYMVIMLIGWFWLVFGPYAKKKLGDEKPEFSTASWIFMMFASCTSAAVLFWGSIEIYYYISTPPFALTPGSTPAKEIGLAYSLFHWGPLPWATYSFLSVAFAYFFFVRKMDVIRPSSTLVPLVGEKHAKGLFGTIVDNFYLVALIFAMGTSLGLATPLVTECMQWLFGIPHTLQLDAIIITCWIILNAICVACGLQKGVKIASDVRSYLSFLMLGWVFIVSGASFIMNYFTDSVGMLMMYLPRMLFYTDAIGKGGFPQGWTVFYWAWWVIYAIQMSIFLARISRGRTVRELCFGMVLGLTASTWILWTVLGSNTLLLMDKNIINIPQLIADHGVPRAIIETWAALPLSTATMWGFFILCFIATVTLINACSYTLAMSTCREVRDGEEPPLLVRIGWSVLVGVIGIVLLALGGLKPIQTAIIAGGCPLFFVNIMVTLSFIKDAKVHWKDK
- the caiA gene encoding crotonobetainyl-CoA dehydrogenase, encoding MDFNFNDEQELFVAGIRELMASENWEAYFAECDRDSVYPERFVKALADMGIDSLLIPEEHGGLEAGFVTVAAVWMELGRLGAPTYVLYQLPGGFNTFLREGTQEQIDKIMAFQGTGKQMWNSAITEPGAGSDVGSLKTTYTRKDGKVYLNGSKCFITSSAYTPYIVVMARDGASPDKPIYTEWFVDMSKPGIKVNKLEKLGLRMDSCCEINFDDVELDEKDMFGREGNGFNRVKEEFDHERFLVALTNYGTAMCAFEDAARYANQRVQFGETIGRFQLIQEKFAHMAIKLNSMKNMLLEAAWKADNGTITSGDAAMCKYFCANAAFDVVDTAMQVLGGVGIAGNHRITRFWRDLRVDRVSGGSDEMQILTLGRAVLKQYR
- a CDS encoding electron transfer flavoprotein FixA, giving the protein MKIITCYKCVPDEQDIVVNHADGSLDFSKADGKISQYDLNAIEAACQLKQQVSDAQVIALSVGGKALTNAKGRKDVLSRGPDELVVVIDDQFEQALPQQTAAALAAAAQKSGFDLIICGDGSSDLYAQQVGLLVGETLNIPAINGVSKILSLTESTLTVERELEDEIETLSIPLPAVVAVSTDINSPQIPSMKAILGAAKKPVQVWSAADIGFSGGDAWSTQTVAAPKQRERQRIVIEGDGEDQIAAFADSLRKIIN
- a CDS encoding electron transfer flavoprotein subunit alpha/FixB family protein, which gives rise to MSKFSSVWVFSDTASRLPELMSGAQILGEQVNAFVQSAEEATTAIQLGAHHVWQLGGKPDDRMVEDYAHVMAQTVRQQGDSGLVLLPNTRRGKLLAAKLGYRLAAAVSNDASAVTQQDGRATVKHMVYGGLAMGEETLATPFAVLTLSSGTFDAQQLDATRSGETHSVAWQAPEITVTRTATQPRKSNSVDLDKARLVVSVGRGIGSKENISLAQALCQAIGAELACSRPVAENEKWMEHERYVGISNLMLKPELYLAVGISGQIQHMVGANGAQTIFAINKDKNAPIFQYADYGIVGDALKILPALTTALAR